One window of Microbacterium sediminis genomic DNA carries:
- a CDS encoding flavin reductase family protein: MSVELGDRFKAVFREHPAAVTLLTALTPRGPVGLTASSLASVAADPPAVSFSVTRATGSAGGILAAPELSIHLLGAQHAATALAFSRSGEERFTAAQGWEWDAEGRPVLPDARARLRCRIIDTLRVADSSLVVAEVLDIVIGPPAPPLVYRDRTFHAFDVAAGVLDPTQPQHR; the protein is encoded by the coding sequence ATGAGCGTCGAGCTGGGCGATCGCTTCAAGGCGGTCTTCCGCGAGCACCCGGCGGCCGTCACCCTGCTGACGGCGCTGACCCCGCGCGGCCCCGTGGGGCTGACGGCGTCGAGCCTCGCCTCGGTGGCCGCGGATCCGCCCGCGGTGTCGTTCTCGGTGACGCGCGCGACGGGCTCGGCCGGCGGCATCCTCGCCGCCCCGGAGCTGTCGATCCATCTGCTCGGCGCCCAGCACGCCGCCACGGCGCTGGCGTTCTCGCGCTCGGGCGAGGAGCGCTTCACCGCCGCGCAGGGCTGGGAGTGGGACGCGGAGGGGCGCCCCGTGCTGCCCGACGCGCGCGCCCGGCTGCGCTGCCGCATCATCGACACGCTGCGCGTGGCCGACTCGTCGCTCGTCGTCGCCGAGGTCCTCGACATCGTGATCGGCCCGCCCGCGCCGCCGCTCGTGTACCGCGATCGCACCTTCCACGCCTTCGACGTCGCCGCCGGCGTGCTCGACCCCACGCAGCCGCAGCACCGCTGA
- a CDS encoding zinc-dependent alcohol dehydrogenase — MRALTWKGRRRVSVEEVPDPRIEEPTDAIVRITSTAICGSDLHLYELMGPYLDRGDILGHEAMGVVEEVGSAITSLRVGQRVVVPFNIACGHCWMCRHGLQSQCETTQVTEQGTGAALFGYTKLYGQVPGGQAELLRVPLADYNTIPVGVELPDERYLFLSDVLPTALQGVQYAHVPDGGTLVVLGLGAVGQFASRIARHQGLEVLAVDPVHERREMARRHGVAVCAPEQVAERVRELTGGRGADAVVDAVGLEAHGNPMVHAAHLALGSLPGAISRPVMDHMGLDRTAALLSAIDLVRRGGTVSISGVYAGEADPLPMKTMFDKQLTLRMGQCNVKRWVPQLVELVEDPADPLGTTDLTTHRVPLSEAPDMYRIFQRKEDGCIKVVLDPSL, encoded by the coding sequence ATGAGAGCTCTGACGTGGAAGGGACGCCGCAGGGTGTCCGTGGAGGAGGTGCCGGATCCGCGCATCGAGGAGCCGACCGATGCGATCGTGCGGATCACGTCGACGGCGATCTGCGGGTCCGACCTGCACCTGTACGAGCTGATGGGCCCCTACCTGGACCGCGGCGACATCCTGGGCCACGAGGCCATGGGCGTCGTCGAGGAGGTGGGGTCGGCGATCACGTCGCTGCGCGTGGGGCAGCGGGTGGTGGTGCCGTTCAACATCGCCTGCGGGCACTGCTGGATGTGCCGGCACGGGCTGCAGTCGCAGTGCGAGACGACGCAGGTGACGGAGCAGGGCACGGGCGCGGCGCTGTTCGGCTACACCAAGCTGTACGGGCAAGTGCCCGGCGGCCAGGCGGAGCTGCTGCGCGTGCCGCTGGCGGACTACAACACCATCCCCGTCGGCGTGGAGCTGCCGGACGAGCGCTACCTGTTCCTCAGCGACGTGCTGCCCACCGCGCTGCAGGGCGTGCAGTACGCGCACGTGCCGGACGGCGGCACGCTCGTCGTGCTCGGCCTGGGGGCCGTGGGGCAGTTCGCCTCGCGCATCGCCCGCCACCAGGGCCTCGAGGTGCTCGCGGTCGATCCCGTGCACGAGCGGCGGGAGATGGCCCGGCGGCACGGCGTGGCCGTGTGCGCCCCCGAGCAGGTCGCCGAGCGCGTGCGGGAGCTGACCGGCGGGCGCGGCGCCGACGCGGTCGTCGACGCGGTGGGGCTGGAGGCGCACGGGAACCCGATGGTCCACGCCGCGCACCTGGCGCTGGGCTCGCTGCCCGGCGCGATCAGCCGGCCCGTCATGGATCACATGGGCCTGGATCGGACGGCGGCGCTCCTGTCGGCGATCGACCTGGTCCGCCGCGGCGGCACCGTCTCGATCAGCGGCGTCTACGCCGGCGAGGCCGATCCCCTGCCGATGAAGACCATGTTCGACAAGCAGCTCACCCTCCGCATGGGGCAGTGCAACGTCAAGCGGTGGGTGCCGCAGCTCGTCGAGCTCGTGGAGGACCCCGCCGATCCGCTCGGCACCACCGACCTGACGACGCATCGCGTGCCGCTCTCGGAGGCGCCCGACATGTACCGGATCTTCCAGCGGAAGGAGGACGGATGCATCAAGGTCGTGCTCGATCCGTCGCTGTGA
- a CDS encoding NAD(P)-dependent oxidoreductase: MTRIAVIGGTGYAGGHIVRTAADRGHEVISYSRTLPETPAPGVEYREADFTDAEAARAIVADADVVIVCAAPRGDMEGRVEGAVAQLAALAAEAGVRLGVIGGAGSLLVSEGGPRVMDGPDFPAAILPEAQEAGRMLDALRADDSGLDWFYVSPAAGFGSFAPGEPRGTYRVGGDVLLVDEAGESFVSGADFATALVDEIQEPAHRRQRFTVAY; encoded by the coding sequence ATGACCCGCATCGCCGTCATCGGAGGCACCGGCTACGCCGGCGGCCACATCGTCCGCACCGCCGCGGACCGAGGTCACGAGGTGATCTCGTACAGCCGCACGCTGCCCGAGACGCCCGCGCCCGGTGTCGAGTACCGCGAGGCCGACTTCACCGACGCCGAGGCCGCGCGCGCGATCGTCGCCGACGCCGATGTCGTGATCGTGTGCGCCGCCCCGCGCGGCGACATGGAGGGTCGCGTCGAGGGCGCCGTCGCGCAGCTCGCCGCGCTCGCGGCCGAGGCCGGGGTGCGCCTGGGCGTGATCGGCGGCGCCGGTTCGCTGCTCGTGTCCGAGGGTGGCCCGCGCGTGATGGACGGCCCCGACTTCCCCGCGGCGATCCTGCCCGAGGCGCAGGAGGCCGGCCGTATGCTCGACGCGCTGCGCGCCGACGACAGCGGGCTGGACTGGTTCTACGTCAGCCCCGCGGCGGGCTTCGGCTCGTTCGCGCCGGGCGAGCCGCGCGGCACCTACCGCGTGGGCGGCGACGTGCTGCTCGTCGACGAGGCGGGTGAGTCGTTCGTCTCGGGCGCCGACTTCGCGACGGCCCTCGTGGACGAGATCCAGGAGCCGGCGCACCGCCGCCAGCGCTTCACCGTCGCGTACTGA
- a CDS encoding FAD-dependent oxidoreductase: MSDARSLWHATAPPIPVDAEPPRESEVVVAGGGLAGIATALALAERGRRVVVLEAERLGARTTGGTTGKLSLLQGTVYGTIRQHAGDEVLRAYRAGNAAAQEWMRERLAGAPGAIERRDAVTYATTDDGVEALEREAEALDAAGVEAERHVAERLGLPFEVAAALRLPDQDQLHPILALAALTARLRRAGGIVVERCRVRDAEVDDDGVRVRTDRGEIRAHRLVLATGTPILDRGRMSSRLSVSREFAAAYRLPDAVRPPRAMHLSVDPVPRSLRSARGLDGEPVLVVAGDPFTPGRDDDTRERLDALDRWVTEIYPRAWRITWWAAQDYRTTSALPHAGPVPGTDERILAATGFAKWGMTNAVASGLAIAGVLDDDEPDWAARLREHRIGLRDVVDAVGLNASVAGNLVRGWVAPDDDGAEARVERRDGDMVAEARVNGRICAVSAVCTHLGGIVRWNTAERTWDCPLHGSRFAPDGRVIEGPATDDLAPATSH; this comes from the coding sequence ATGAGCGACGCACGATCCCTCTGGCACGCGACCGCCCCGCCGATCCCCGTCGATGCCGAGCCGCCGCGCGAGAGCGAGGTCGTCGTCGCCGGCGGGGGACTGGCCGGCATCGCCACCGCGCTCGCGCTCGCCGAGCGGGGACGCCGGGTCGTCGTGCTCGAGGCCGAGCGCCTCGGCGCGCGCACCACGGGCGGCACGACCGGCAAGCTGAGCCTGCTGCAGGGCACCGTGTACGGCACCATCCGGCAGCACGCCGGCGACGAGGTGCTGCGCGCCTACCGCGCGGGCAATGCCGCGGCCCAGGAGTGGATGCGCGAGCGCCTCGCCGGCGCGCCCGGGGCGATCGAGCGGCGCGACGCCGTCACCTACGCCACGACCGACGACGGCGTGGAGGCGCTCGAGCGCGAGGCCGAGGCGCTCGACGCCGCCGGGGTCGAGGCCGAACGGCACGTCGCCGAGCGGCTCGGCCTGCCCTTCGAGGTCGCGGCCGCGCTGCGGCTGCCCGACCAGGACCAGCTGCACCCCATCCTGGCGCTCGCGGCGCTCACCGCGCGCCTGCGGCGGGCGGGCGGCATCGTCGTCGAGCGATGCCGGGTCCGCGATGCGGAGGTCGACGACGACGGCGTGCGGGTGCGCACCGACCGCGGCGAGATCCGCGCGCACCGCCTCGTGCTCGCCACGGGCACGCCGATCCTCGACCGCGGCCGCATGTCGTCGCGACTGTCGGTCTCGCGAGAGTTCGCGGCCGCGTACCGGCTTCCGGACGCGGTGCGCCCGCCCCGCGCGATGCACCTCTCGGTCGATCCCGTGCCGCGCTCGCTGCGGTCGGCGCGCGGGCTCGACGGCGAGCCGGTGCTCGTCGTCGCCGGCGACCCGTTCACGCCGGGGCGCGACGACGACACGCGCGAGCGTCTCGACGCCCTCGACCGCTGGGTGACCGAGATCTACCCGCGCGCCTGGCGGATCACGTGGTGGGCCGCGCAGGACTACCGCACCACCTCGGCGCTGCCGCACGCCGGGCCCGTGCCCGGCACCGACGAGAGGATCCTCGCCGCGACGGGGTTCGCCAAGTGGGGGATGACCAACGCGGTCGCCTCCGGGCTCGCGATCGCGGGGGTCCTCGACGACGACGAGCCGGACTGGGCGGCGCGGCTGCGCGAGCACCGCATCGGCCTGCGCGATGTCGTCGACGCGGTGGGGCTGAACGCCTCGGTGGCGGGAAACCTCGTGCGCGGCTGGGTCGCGCCGGACGACGACGGCGCCGAGGCGCGCGTGGAGCGCCGCGACGGCGACATGGTCGCGGAGGCGCGGGTGAACGGGCGCATCTGCGCCGTGTCGGCGGTGTGCACGCACCTCGGCGGCATCGTGCGGTGGAACACCGCCGAGCGCACGTGGGACTGCCCGCTGCACGGCTCGCGCTTCGCGCCGGACGGCCGCGTGATCGAGGGGCCGGCCACCGACGACCTGGCTCCCGCGACGTCACACTGA
- a CDS encoding cytochrome P450, with product MTAAAIPRLRGDSTIGFLADGYAFGARRFERLGSDAFRARLGGMPATLVRGVDGARFFAEGERFTRVGALPPSVLHSLQDVGSVQQLSGAAHHARKGLFLDVLDEPGRARLVEALREDWGAALPTWQASDTVQLHRAVAGVLTRAVCRWADLPLNQRTARARTIEFLAMLDGAGGFGPRNWWGRWRRRRTERWARGLIRDGRRRGAHGVVARLLDHRDADGSGLSDEVAAIELINLLRPTVAAGRFVVFAALALHRHPEWAERFRAGEERHLRGFVQEVRRTAPFFPLVAGRAVRELEWRGERFAPGEMVALDIFATHRDPAVWSDPLAFRPERHEAGGPAARGADALIAQGAGDYATGHRCPGEPLTIELLEETVRLLTRRMTYDVPPQDLGVDLRRFPTLPRSGFVMSRVRIT from the coding sequence ATGACGGCGGCCGCCATTCCCCGGCTGCGGGGCGACAGCACGATCGGGTTCCTGGCCGACGGGTACGCCTTCGGCGCGCGCCGCTTCGAGCGGCTCGGCTCCGACGCCTTCCGGGCGCGCCTGGGCGGCATGCCCGCGACGCTCGTGCGGGGCGTCGACGGCGCCCGGTTCTTCGCCGAGGGCGAGCGCTTCACCCGCGTCGGCGCGCTGCCGCCGTCGGTGCTGCACTCGCTGCAGGACGTCGGCAGCGTGCAGCAGCTGTCGGGCGCGGCCCACCACGCGCGCAAGGGCCTCTTCCTCGACGTGCTCGACGAGCCGGGGCGCGCGCGGCTGGTCGAGGCGCTGCGCGAGGACTGGGGGGCCGCGCTGCCCACGTGGCAGGCGAGCGACACCGTGCAGCTGCATCGCGCCGTCGCCGGCGTGCTCACGCGGGCCGTGTGCCGCTGGGCCGATCTGCCGCTGAACCAGCGCACGGCCCGCGCCCGGACGATCGAGTTCCTCGCCATGCTCGACGGCGCCGGGGGGTTCGGGCCGCGCAACTGGTGGGGCCGCTGGCGCCGTCGCCGCACCGAGCGCTGGGCGCGCGGGCTCATCCGCGACGGCCGCCGGCGCGGCGCGCACGGGGTGGTCGCGCGGCTGCTGGACCACCGCGACGCGGACGGGAGCGGCCTGAGCGACGAGGTCGCCGCCATCGAGCTGATCAACCTGCTGCGCCCCACGGTGGCCGCGGGGCGGTTCGTCGTCTTCGCCGCGCTCGCCCTGCACCGCCACCCCGAATGGGCCGAGCGATTCCGCGCCGGGGAGGAGCGGCACCTGCGCGGGTTCGTGCAGGAGGTGCGGCGGACGGCGCCCTTCTTCCCGCTCGTCGCGGGACGCGCCGTGCGGGAGCTGGAGTGGCGCGGCGAGCGCTTCGCTCCCGGCGAGATGGTGGCGCTCGACATCTTCGCCACCCATCGCGACCCGGCCGTCTGGTCCGATCCGCTCGCGTTCCGGCCCGAGCGGCACGAGGCGGGCGGCCCCGCGGCCCGCGGCGCCGATGCACTCATCGCCCAGGGCGCGGGAGACTACGCGACCGGACACCGCTGCCCCGGCGAGCCGCTGACGATCGAGCTGCTCGAGGAGACCGTGCGGCTGCTCACCCGCCGCATGACCTACGACGTGCCGCCGCAGGATCTCGGGGTCGACCTGCGGCGGTTCCCCACCCTGCCCCGATCCGGGTTCGTGATGAGCCGCGTGCGGATCACCTGA
- a CDS encoding flagellar assembly protein FliW, with protein sequence MSAAVSFVAPPPGLDPHTDFELAPVDGADGLFSLRAAAQPELRMYLVDPRGVVADYAPVLTDEQADAISLTSADDALVLVVANPGADGVHVNLLAPVVVNTATGSAAQVILEGQDLPVRAPLA encoded by the coding sequence GTGAGCGCGGCCGTCTCGTTCGTCGCCCCGCCGCCCGGCCTCGACCCGCACACCGACTTCGAGCTCGCGCCCGTCGACGGCGCCGACGGGCTGTTCTCCCTCCGCGCGGCGGCGCAGCCCGAGCTGCGCATGTACCTCGTGGATCCGCGCGGCGTCGTGGCGGACTACGCGCCGGTGCTGACCGACGAGCAGGCCGACGCGATCTCGCTCACCTCGGCCGACGACGCCCTCGTGCTCGTCGTGGCCAACCCGGGCGCCGACGGCGTGCACGTGAACCTGCTGGCCCCCGTGGTCGTGAACACCGCCACCGGATCGGCCGCCCAGGTGATCCTGGAGGGGCAGGACCTCCCCGTCCGCGCCCCGCTCGCCTGA
- a CDS encoding PPOX class F420-dependent oxidoreductase, whose amino-acid sequence MTALDRVPDAYRRLLELPLYGHLGTIRPNDTVQVNPMWFEFDGEHVRFTHTTFRQKYRNLQHNPSMSLSITDPDNPLQYLEVAGRLVDVVPDPEGAFYVRLQNRYGNPSQTPPKDSPDRVILVMSIERTTHQ is encoded by the coding sequence ATGACCGCTCTCGACCGCGTCCCCGACGCCTACCGCCGCCTGCTCGAGCTCCCGCTCTACGGCCACCTCGGCACGATCCGGCCGAACGACACCGTCCAGGTGAACCCGATGTGGTTCGAGTTCGACGGGGAGCACGTGCGCTTCACGCACACCACGTTCCGGCAGAAGTACCGCAACCTGCAGCACAACCCCTCGATGTCGCTGTCGATCACCGATCCCGACAACCCGCTGCAGTACCTCGAGGTCGCCGGCCGTCTCGTCGACGTCGTGCCCGATCCCGAGGGTGCGTTCTACGTGCGGCTGCAGAACCGCTACGGCAACCCGAGCCAGACCCCGCCGAAGGACTCGCCGGATCGCGTGATCCTCGTGATGTCCATCGAGCGGACCACCCACCAGTGA
- a CDS encoding DUF6098 family protein, producing MTGDVLALEAFARPPIRSLEELERLVRERPGLHVRYSEGPSSDRGGGSIDTESGLELPGLSVNPLDPEPWWTRPVADWLARQLCQYRHLAESNPERFAWVLEGRVVARGPDCEPLLADAVPVARLAEELLAEADARYRSEFDAGRGPEG from the coding sequence ATGACGGGCGACGTCCTGGCGCTGGAGGCGTTCGCGCGCCCGCCGATCCGCTCGCTCGAGGAGCTCGAGCGGCTCGTGCGCGAGCGCCCGGGACTGCACGTGCGCTACTCCGAGGGCCCGTCCTCCGATCGGGGCGGCGGCAGCATCGACACCGAGAGCGGGCTCGAGCTGCCGGGGCTGTCGGTGAACCCGCTCGATCCGGAGCCGTGGTGGACGCGCCCGGTGGCCGACTGGCTCGCGCGGCAGCTGTGCCAGTACCGCCACCTCGCCGAGTCGAACCCCGAGCGGTTCGCCTGGGTGCTGGAGGGCCGCGTGGTCGCGCGCGGTCCGGACTGCGAGCCGCTGCTGGCCGACGCCGTGCCGGTGGCGCGCCTGGCCGAGGAGCTGCTGGCCGAGGCCGACGCCCGCTACCGGTCGGAGTTCGACGCGGGCCGGGGTCCCGAGGGCTGA